CGAACTCTAAGTCCAGGACTAGCTCCTCTATACCGCCGTACTTGGTGCTGAACTGTCCAGTGCTCATAGTCGCTATCAGCCCCCCGAGCGCCGCCTCCGGGTAAGACTGCGGTATGTGCCTCAGCGTGAACCCCCTCTCGTTGAGGAACTCCTCAAGCCTCCTCAGAAGCACGCCAGCCTCCGCGACCACGAGAGCGTCCTCCTCCGAGAACGTGAGGACCCTGTTCATCCGCTTCACGTCGATGACGAGGCACTTCTCGCAGATCGTCCCGCCTATGACGCCGCTACCCCCAGCGTAGGGCGCGAAGGGGATCCCGTACTCGTTGCAGAGCCTGACGAGCTCGGCCACCTCTTCAGCGGACTCGGGCCACGCCACCGCGAGCGGCTTAGGCAGAGGCTCGCCCCTCAACTCCTTTAAGAGCGCGAGAGGCCAGTAATCCCTGCTGTAGAGCCTCAAGGTGTCCGGGTCGCTGGCCACCCTACCTTTAAGCAGCTCTTCCACTCTCCTCAGAAACTCCCTCTCAGGAACGGGTTCTCCTCCCACCTGCGCACCACCTCTAAAAGCTCCTCGTAGCTCCTGAGCCAGAAGCCCCGCTCCTCTGCGTCCGCGCGGGGCTCGAAAAACCTGCCAACGGGGGGCGGCTCCGCGAGCTCTCTCTTCGAGATCTTCCCGTCGGAGAGGAGGAGCAGCTTAGCCACCCCGCGAGAGCTGGCCTCTACGTCTACAGGCCTAGCGACGCGCATTCCCGTCACGTCCGAGAGGATCTGGAGGAAGGGGTCCGACTTCGAGTAACCTCCCGAAGCCCAAAGGGGCTCAACCGGCTTGCCTGCGTGCTTCGATATTTCCTTTAAGAGCAGCGCGATGTGGAGGGCTACCCCCCAAGCTAGCCCCGCGATCACCTCAGCGCGCCCAGCGCCCAAGCTGAGGCCTACGACCAGGCCCCGGAGCTTTCCCGCCCTCGGGCACCGAAAGCCGCCGAACGCGGGGACCACGAGGACCTCTCTCCTCCCCTTTCCCGCGAGATCGTTCATCTCCTCGTAGGTGTTGAAGAAGCCTGACTGGCGGAGCCACTCGACGATAGACCCGGTGGTCCTGACGAAGCCCTCGATCCCGTAGGTTCTCTCGCCGTCCAGGCTGAGCATCACAACGGGTACTAGCCCCCCGCTCGGGACTTTCAGGCTGCCCGTGCACTGCTCGACGAACGATCCCGTGCCGTGAACACTCTCGACGCGCCCCCTCTCGACTGCGCCCACCGCCAGGGCTGCGGACTGCTGGTCAGCTATGACCGCTGATACTTCAAGCCCCTCGAAGGAGCCGAACTCCGCCACGTTATCCACCACCTCCGGAGCGGCGCGCGGCAGCTTGAGTATGCTGTACACTACGCTTATCTCCTCCAGGTTCCGCGGGTGTAGAAGCCCCGTGAGCGTGGCGTTCGTAGCGTCCGCGAGGAACCTTCCCGTCAGAGTGTAGATGAGGTAGGAGTCGAGAGTCCAGAGGAAAGCGCCGCCCCGCAGCACTTCCTCGTTGAGACCCGGGTTGTGGTCGAGGATCCACCTCATGAGGACTGCTGGGGAGTCGGGGCTGAGGATTTGCGACAGCGAGCTGCTCAGCTTCTTCAAGAACGCTACGTGCGCGGGTAGCTTCTCGACGACTTCACGGCCCCTGCCGTCTATCCAGGTGACAACGTTCGTGATCGGGGTGCCGTCCCTCCTCCAGGCGAGCACTGAGGCGCGGTAAGTGCACAAGCCGAGCTTTCTCGCACCCATCGACCTAGCTTTCCTTGCGAAGCCCCGTACTACCTCGGCGAGCTTAGCGCTGCTCTGCTCCACGAAACCCTCCTCCGTCTTCTCGAACCCGAGCTCCACCCTCTCGGAGTGCACTCTTTTCAGCTCCTCGTTGAAGAGGAAGAGCTTGACCCCCGTCGTGCCGACATCCACCACAGCGTACATGGCTTAAAGCACCTCCAACCGGACCCTCCCAGCCTTCGGGAGCTCCACGACCGGGTAAGGCTCCTCGGCCTCCACGACCTTACCGTCAACCCTGATCCTAGCCCCCCTCGGCGCAGCCACCATCGCGCAGCCCACGCTCCAGGGAACCCTGCGGGGGTAGACGGGCACGCTGCTATCAATCTCCACGAAGTCTCCGCCAGCTCTGAGAGCCCGCGCGACAATCCTGGAGAGCTCTACTACCTTAAGCGGGTGCTCCACCACCATGGCCGCGTTACCCGCTAGAGCCTCAAAGCCGAGAGGGTTCCAGGCAGCCGGCACCGCGAGGATGAGCGCGTCAACCCTCAGCTCGCCAGCACTGGTCTTCACGGATTCGACTCTCTCCGCACCCTCGACGCGCTTTACGCGCCCCCTGAGCGGCTCAGCTCCCAGCTCGACCGCTTTATCCGGTGGATGGACGAGAGACGGCTCGCTGAACACCACGTAGACCTTCTCGGAAGCTCTCCGGAGCTTCTCGACGAGGGAGAGCGAGAAGTGGTTAAGCCCGTAAACGAGGACGCGGTCACCGAGCGAGTAACCTCTCGCCGCGAGCTCCCAAGCAGCCGTGAGGTACCAAACGCCTGCAGGCCTGTGGCCGTAAACGCCAAGCTCCACAGCAGTTTTCTCGCGGAAGCCCGTCGCCCCCACGACGGCCCCCCTGAGGAGCCTAGCCCCCTCCACGCCGACTACCCACACACCATCCCGCCGCACCTTGAATGCGGTAAGCTCCGTGAGGGGCTTAACCGCCCCGAGAAAGCTCTCCACGAGCTGCTTCCCGGTTACCCCCTCCACGGGCAGAGTATCTTCTGCGAAGAAGCCTCCAGGCCTGCTCCGCGCTTCGATGACGATCGCCTCGCCGAGCTCCCTCGCTAGGGATAGCCCGGCGAGACCCGCTCCGACCACGATCACTTCTTCACTAGCCACGAGCCGCCACCTCTCAGAGTAACTTCTTCGAGCGGGATCCCGAGCTCTTCAGCAATGATGCGCATGACCTCGGCAGCGCACCTCGACCCCTGGCACACCCCCATTCCAGCGCCCGTGCGGAACATGACACCCTGAAGCGTGCGCGAACCTCTCCGCACAGCCTCCCTAACCTCCTCCTCGGTCACGAGGCTGCACGCGCAGACAACCCTCCCCCTCCCGGCTTCGGGGTTATCCCTAAGCCTGGGGAACGGTCTCCGCGGCTTCACGGCTTTCGGCTTCAGGGTCAGGCCGGCCTCCCGCAGCATGGCGATAATCTTGTCTGCGATCACCGGGGAGGCTGTGAAAGCCGGCGACTCCGTGCCCATAGCGTGGACGACCCTGCTCGAAGCCTTCGAGTAAACGATTCTGAAGTCGTTCTCAGGGGGGATCGGGCGTATACCCGCGTAAGCCTTCAGCGGGATCCCTGGATCCGCGTCGAGCAGCGGCGAGAACTTCCTCATCAGCGCCTCCACATCTTCCTCGTCGACGGCAGTGTCGGATTTGCCTCTCGCAGGCCTCAGGTTAGGTCCCCACAAGCCCCGCTCGTCGACAGTGTACATGATCGCGCCGCCCTTCGTCTTGGGGTCGGGCTTGAGGTAGAGCGGGGCGATGAACCTCTTAGTCACTCTCCTCTCGAAGACCAGGAGGGCCCCCTTACCCAGCTC
This region of Thermofilum sp. genomic DNA includes:
- a CDS encoding FGGY-family carbohydrate kinase; protein product: MYAVVDVGTTGVKLFLFNEELKRVHSERVELGFEKTEEGFVEQSSAKLAEVVRGFARKARSMGARKLGLCTYRASVLAWRRDGTPITNVVTWIDGRGREVVEKLPAHVAFLKKLSSSLSQILSPDSPAVLMRWILDHNPGLNEEVLRGGAFLWTLDSYLIYTLTGRFLADATNATLTGLLHPRNLEEISVVYSILKLPRAAPEVVDNVAEFGSFEGLEVSAVIADQQSAALAVGAVERGRVESVHGTGSFVEQCTGSLKVPSGGLVPVVMLSLDGERTYGIEGFVRTTGSIVEWLRQSGFFNTYEEMNDLAGKGRREVLVVPAFGGFRCPRAGKLRGLVVGLSLGAGRAEVIAGLAWGVALHIALLLKEISKHAGKPVEPLWASGGYSKSDPFLQILSDVTGMRVARPVDVEASSRGVAKLLLLSDGKISKRELAEPPPVGRFFEPRADAEERGFWLRSYEELLEVVRRWEENPFLRGSF
- a CDS encoding FAD-dependent oxidoreductase, which gives rise to MGGGPYDVAIVGGGIVGLMLAYKLAHYDVRTLVIEACPEPGWGVSKAHAAVVHVVQLPFSSLKSRMAREGNRQLEKICRELGVRFERTSSLAVAMKLHHFLAMPLVALYLKLNLGKEFPVKLRGRSWLRREEPALSKKALGAIEVEGYGLVDNFDLLYGLYEFARENGVDFAFGERVSGISVEPEFVTVKTSRGEYRARYVVNAAGLWADEIAKMTGDDVDFELGKGALLVFERRVTKRFIAPLYLKPDPKTKGGAIMYTVDERGLWGPNLRPARGKSDTAVDEEDVEALMRKFSPLLDADPGIPLKAYAGIRPIPPENDFRIVYSKASSRVVHAMGTESPAFTASPVIADKIIAMLREAGLTLKPKAVKPRRPFPRLRDNPEAGRGRVVCACSLVTEEEVREAVRRGSRTLQGVMFRTGAGMGVCQGSRCAAEVMRIIAEELGIPLEEVTLRGGGSWLVKK